A region of Selenomonadales bacterium 4137-cl DNA encodes the following proteins:
- a CDS encoding phage baseplate assembly protein V, with the protein MDSEVKNLFRVGTVSAIDEVNQLVRVAFDDLDDTVSAWLQVAAWGAYIDDNFWLPDPDEQVMCMFMPTGRSEGYVLFSVRGAVNAPKAGAQGRRYIRFADGAVVEHDRASSTMTITTAGVVNVTAGTVNISGAAGDVVVNGISLVNHVHGGVAPGGSTTGTPV; encoded by the coding sequence ATGGATAGCGAGGTAAAGAATCTGTTTCGCGTCGGCACGGTATCGGCGATCGACGAGGTAAACCAGCTGGTGCGGGTTGCCTTCGACGACCTGGACGATACCGTGTCGGCCTGGCTCCAGGTGGCCGCCTGGGGGGCCTATATCGACGATAACTTCTGGTTGCCCGATCCGGACGAACAGGTCATGTGTATGTTCATGCCGACCGGCCGCAGCGAGGGATACGTCCTGTTTTCGGTGCGCGGCGCCGTCAACGCTCCGAAGGCGGGAGCACAGGGGCGGCGGTACATACGTTTTGCCGACGGCGCGGTGGTGGAGCATGACCGGGCGTCGAGCACCATGACGATTACGACCGCCGGTGTCGTCAATGTCACGGCCGGCACGGTTAATATATCAGGCGCCGCCGGAGACGTGGTCGTGAATGGGATCTCGCTGGTTAACCACGTTCACGGAGGTGTCGCGCCCGGTGGCAGCACGACCGGGACTCCGGTGTAA
- a CDS encoding phage tail protein, whose product MSIGVLSGKHERQTIEVVFEASASTTAKLKILTFHDFQRDGAGRWATHEIIGQDRKPVLEFIGPDLETISFSILLSKTLGVEPIDELKKLRQLRDNGVVCTFTLGGNLVTTNQWVVTKVSESHASYTNKGALLAARVYISLTEYVKLPKEA is encoded by the coding sequence ATGTCGATTGGCGTATTAAGCGGCAAACATGAAAGACAGACGATCGAAGTCGTATTCGAAGCGTCCGCGTCCACGACCGCCAAACTCAAGATACTGACTTTTCACGATTTCCAGCGTGACGGCGCCGGCCGTTGGGCCACCCACGAGATTATCGGCCAGGACAGGAAACCGGTGTTGGAGTTTATCGGGCCCGACCTCGAGACGATTTCCTTTTCCATACTACTCAGCAAGACGCTCGGCGTCGAGCCGATCGACGAACTGAAAAAACTGCGGCAGCTTCGGGATAACGGCGTTGTCTGCACTTTCACCCTGGGGGGCAACTTGGTGACCACCAACCAATGGGTGGTTACGAAAGTCAGCGAATCGCACGCATCGTATACAAATAAAGGGGCGCTTCTGGCGGCGAGGGTCTATATCAGCCTGACCGAGTACGTAAAGCTACCAAAGGAGGCTTAA